gttgcttcctttgatgcttcacttgccGCTATTTACTCTAATTCGCACGTAAAACTAGTCACCATGTCCttattggaacttttccaagtaacttcTCCACCATTTAATAGAAACAACCAACCTGACTGTGAACACAAGTTTTCCCTATCTATCTAAAagttggtgtcactatacccatTCACTCTGAATGTATCACTAACTCCAAATACTAGAATTATATCCTTTGTCCTTCAtagatacttgagaatattcttaactgttGTCTAGTGAGCTTTGTCAGGATTTCCCTAATAACATATGGACATGCTTAAAACAAAGGACACATCAGGGTGattacatgtcatagcgtacatgatcaatcctacagctgaagcataagggaTCCGACTCATTTCAACTATCTCTTCATATGTacttgggctttgagtcttactcaattcgGCATTGCTCTGCATATGTAGCTctcttttcttggaattttccatactaaatcgttttagtaccttgtccaagtatgtactttgactaagtccaattattcttttctttctatctctcaaaatTCATATCCcgagaatataggcagcctctcctagatccttcatatagaaacactttccaagccaatatTTCAATTCTTGCtaagttggaatgtcgtttcccatgagtagtatgtcatcgatatATAATACTAGAAAATTTACTACACtccactagatttgacatatacacaagactcatcctcacttctagaaAAACCAAATCCTTTGACTTTTTCATGGAAGCAAATATTCaaactgcgagatgcttgtttcaatccattcatagatttgtaacaccgtaaattttcaaacaattttttcattttaaaatcacataattctcattgaCACAATTCACAAAACACCCCAATTATCAAGTTATCAAAAACACATGTCCATAATTGTTTaaataaaatccaggatcctcaaaaacataactcCACCTCGTGTGTaaaatcaagccggcgccttcccgtgatcctgagaagtaccgaAACACATAGatttgtaacactgtaaattttcaaacaagttttttcattttaaaatcacataattctcattgaCACAATTCACCCAATTATCAAGTTATCAAAAACACATGTCCATAATTGTTTaaataaaatccaggatcctcaaaaacataactccacctcgtgtgtacaatcaagccggcgccttcccgcgatcctgaaaagtacctgaaacacatatcacataacttagtaagcacaaagcttagtaagttccctaaaataccacatacacaataATAAGCTTCTCATGGCTATAGCTCAGCATGGACCCTCCAGTCTTgcgtctcggtgaggaccctctggtctcacggcTTGGTgtagaccctccggtcatgtgtctcagtgaggaccctccggtctcacagctcgggttggaccctctagtcctataTCTCagtaaggaccctccggtctcacagttCGGGTTGGATCCTCCAGTCCTATATCTCAGtaaggaccctccagtctcacagctcaggttggaccctccggtccgatctcAAATGCATAGAAAAATatagcatatatcacaaagaaaaatgcataatatcacataactcaaataagaccctccggtcactcaGTAGTACCACTTGGGTatgcatagtgagaagactcacctcgtaatccAACAAATAAACCTTGTACACAaaccaccggtctagcctccgcctaaaacATACGATAATTATTCCTGATTAGTAAACGACCCTCAAGAAGCTAGGCTAAACCCTGCATAAACTCATAGAAGGATAAAAGGCCATTTTAGGCTTTCATGGTCTCTATACTACATAAtttaaccaaaccctaaaagtcaacaaaagtcaaccgcATCGTGTACACTGGGCGTATTGCTTCGCCATGCATCGGGGATCCTTGACCCTACGCtgcgcgtattgggattacgctTGGCGTGCGTCCCAGACTTGTTCTTCCCACTCTtttggtcttaatccgttaagacaatAACTCTACTCTCAGATTTGGACTCCCTATAGGACCCTACTCcataaagttcgtgactttaAGCATTTGCATGGCTGAGAAAGTCCCAAACCCAAAAAATCGCACTCTTTTCTCCCGATGTTGAGAGAAAAAacttttgagacacacttgaacaaatgttagaacaagtTGTATATTGTggaataagttaatctcaaagaatcataaagctcaacaataattaGAAGTTAAAGTTGTTAGATTGTTAGGTGCGGAAGTATAATTATTGAAAAGtaaggaaatgtaaatgacaacaagttgtatatcaagtaaacactaagCTGATTCGTGACAAGGTTTGCAATCAAACACAAGTCAGTAAGAGTGATTAGCTAAAGTAAAGAAGTCTCAAGGACTTGATTCCAAGGAGAGTTCGAGATTTTAGATCTTAATATGTGAATATAAGTTCAGATAAATCTTTTAGAGAGAATATAAGATATGAAAGATAAGAGATGAGTAAAAGATAGATGTAAGATATGTATTTAATCAGAACATGAGAGCTCTATATATAGAGTCTCGAGGATTACAAGAAAATAAACAAAGTCTATATCTGTCTTAAGTGGCCATGTAAGGCACACTGGATAAAGCAATGTAAAGTGAAAAGATAATCGATAAAACTTAGTCTATGTTTGATGAAGACAACTGCGGATGCGGTCGGTGATTGCGGTAGAAAAGTTGAATGCTGATCAGGAGATGGCTTCGTATTAgctaagtttaagagggtcactttcttgCTTCAACAATTTCTCCCTAAGTCACCTCTTCAACGTTTCTTTCATTTATCGAGCTTTAGGAATCAGGTGAGAAGCCACCATAACTTCCTAACTTCTCCTAGCCAAACAATTCTCCTAGAGAGTTCAAACTGCACTTCAACAGTAGTGTGTTTTGATTTCTGGACTACGATTTGAGTAATCTCCAGCTGCTTCCAGATCAGGCGATACATGTCACTCATTggaatgaaaaattttgtttcaTTATCTTTACGcttgaaaatgactccaagatCTGGGAATTTAGTTGCTCCAAGGGATCTTTCTTGATAACCTTCAGTAAGCACCAGAGCTGGATCAAGAGGAGGAAGGTTGAACTTCTGAGCAAGAGTTGGGTGGATATTCGCATCGATTTTAGCAAAATCACATACTGTTTCCTTCAGAAACGTACAAGCCCTTTCATAATCAATATTCATCTTCGAATACTTCTTAGAATTAATCTGAAACACCCTAGCAATCAGGAAGACTTCTACCGGATTCATACAAGGAAAGTCTTCTTGGGTTCGGATATAGTCTTGATTTCTTGTTGTGAGAGTATATTGAATGAAGTCTGATTTCATAAACTTTCTGGGCTTGTAGTTCCTGACTGCGGTAGGTTTGTCGTTTGACCAGATGCTTTTGATTTTAGATCCAAGCTTGGGATGAAATCTGTTAAGTCTTTCAAATTCAAGGGGCAACCTCTGATCATCAGGGAGGCTGTGGTCAAATGGTTCAAAGACAATGAAGAACTTTGCATTGGGGGTGATAGGAATGTCCCAATAGTCGTCAGAGGGAGGTTCTGCAAAAGTGAAAAAACATTTGTAGTCTTCATCTATTAATCTTATGGTAGGATTGATCCAAGAGTTGATGAGGGTCTCATCCATAGTGATGTCAAAACCGTGTTCCCTCTAAATCAACTCTGCGAACATTGCTGATTTCCAGTCAGCTTTGCTTTGCTTGCTTACGGGGGAGTCGTTTGGTGTTTTCGGATAACATGGTTGGAGCTAAGTTTTTGAAGTGCGGGGGAGTCTCTGGTCGCGGGGAAGATTGATGTTGAACTTCTTGAACTTGCTGTTGCAGCGGAGACCGATGGGGAAAATGAACTGGACTTTGATGAGGAGAAGGCACAAAAGTATTCTTTTGAggtgatggttgtggtgaagGTTGCGGAGTGAGAACTTTATGTTGGATGATGGGTTGTTGAATGATTGGTTGCTGATGAAGTAGGCCGACTCGGATGGGAGAGTGCAATGTTGATGCAAATGAGAGTGTTGATGAGATATGCGATCCGAGTCACGATCTTCACTTCCCCCTTTCGAGGAAGGAATTTCTTGTTGCTCCTCAAAGAATTGTTTAAGATCGTTGATTTTCAAAAAGACGTTGGTAAACTGTGACTTGAGAACGTCACTTAGCTGCTGATTTTTAGGGATTACGGTGTTGAAGATAAGGTTGTGGATCTCCTTGGTGAGTTTCAAAATCTCCTGGCCATGAAAGTTCGTGGACAAGGAACGCCTTAAGCTATTGATTGTAGATTGTAGGACCACCATTGTGGACTCGTAAGCATTGTGAGTTTCCTCAACAAGCTTCTTCGAATGAACAACTTGACCTACAATTGTTGATTGAAGTTCAACTTTGATTGCGGATACTTCATTGATGAGACGTTCAGCAGTGGCCATGAACTCTTGATGATCAGCTTTTCTGTTAGTATCCAGGGCTCGGATACCCATTTCCACCTTGAGAGAAATTCTCTCAGCCGCCGATCGTTCCTGTGCTTCTAAACGTTCTACTCTTTCCACTAGTGATTGCGGTCCGGGCAGATCGTCAGACTGCGGTTAGCTAGACTTCACTGCGGCCAATATCTGATCAACTTTGTCTTGGAGGCTGAGGAATTATTTTCTTGTTACGGCTAGTTTCTACTTCTTCTTTTCCTCTTTGGGCTTGGAAGTTGAATGTTGGGATCCACTGGATTCTTCTTTGTTGAAAATCGTTATCAAATCATCGAATTTCTCCGGTTGGTTTACTTCACTTACATGGAAGTCATCAAAACCAAAAGTTGGTCTAGAGCTGATTTCGATTGCGGTTCCGTCATCATTAGATTCAAGGACATTAGCAGTTATAGGGGGCTTGGACAGACCTGCACCACCAAGAATGTTTTGAGCATTGTGAATGGTTTCAGCCATATTAGTCATCCAGTCTTGAACCTTCAGGATGGTAGCAACTGTGTTGGCATTGTTTATTGCATCTGCCCAGTACTTAGCAacaatttaaatttcattttGCTTCTGCTGTAGTTGATTTTTCTGTTGATCCTTACGTGCCTGAGAAGCCCTACGAAAAGCCACATATTTTATGATACCAGACTCGGTAGTGGGACGTTCCTGAGTCCAAGTATTGTTAGAATTGTAACCGTCAAGTCCTTAATTTCGTACTGGGGTGTCCCCCAGGTTCGTGGATCCTTGCACATTGGTGCTCACCACGCCTAAACCACCTGATTGTAATGTAATCGGAGTAGGATTTCCGaagcttcctcggtctccttgacccgtagtcaagtctggcctcggcctGGTTCCGGCAAGGGCTAAAGAATTGCCCTACAGTTGGTAAGGTCTATTAAGTGTTTGATGACAAAATCAATGATAGAACGAAACTCCTCTGGTTTGAAGTGATGAATTTGGgatgccctggagaccttagggcgttCAGAACCAATTAAATCCTCTTGGGATTCAGTTGGGGTTGAGTCTCCACCTGCGGATTCAACAAACACACTTTCTGTGTTTGAGTAGATGGAAAGGGTAATGACTACTGGGGTCTTTTGAGAGACTGTAGTATTGGTCCGGTTACGCATTTGGCATTGGCTTGGGTTGGTCTTCCTTCTTTTAAGATGGAGAATGGGAGCATAATCATCATCTAAATCTTCTTCGATGTTGACCGCAACATCTTCTTGTAAGATGCAGGGAGGAACTGGAACGTCATCCGAAGATTCAATTGTTCTTGACTTGCATTTATTGGATGAGCTTACTCCTTTCTTGTGTTTAAAGCGTGGAGCTTTCTTAGATGACACTATCTGTTTGATACATTTTGATTTCGGTTAGGTTGAGTGCGGTTCTGAATGAGGAGCTGTTGTTGTGATAGCGGGTGCGGATCGAGAGGGGCCTTGGTTTGTGGTAGTGGTTAATATAGGTTGACTGGGGTGAGGCGGGGAAAaatggtatgggtcaataccatcCGTGGCCTCGAGGTGATCAGTGACCTCTTAGGTTTCAAGTCCAATGGTTTTGAGAATGTGTGCATGCAGTCTTCTTAAAGGTCAAAAAATAGATTGATCTTTTGAGAGTGTACCTTTTGAGGTCGCGGGTGACAAAGAAACTAATGTCGTCTCCCATGCTGAGTTTGCCTCCTTGTGAAGTTCTGAAATGCAGATTGACCAGAAGCATGCACTAGTGAGTTCGGTTGGGTCTTCTCTTGGATTCTCCTTAGGAATGTGTTGAAGAAGTCATCCCATAGAATCTATCTGAATTTAACAACATTCCCAGTAAAGATGATCCACACCAGTTTTAACAGCTTCAAACCCATATTGTCTGTGCCTCCGGTTCTACCAGAGAGAATCCGGATGATAAAGTGATAAATAAATTGCCAAACCGAAGgaaattgattcttcttaaatTCTCCAATCCCCTTTATTCTTTTCTGGTAACCCATCTGGTACAGGGTTGATGTGATGTTGTTCATGCTTGGGGAATAGACTCTTGTAGTGGGAGGAACCCTAAGGTTGATGGCATTCAAGAACTTTTccttggtcaagatgaccaaagaatcattgattAGGTTTAGATGAACCTCTTGCAAGTTGTCGATTGGGTAGAATGCAGAGAATGCACATTTGAAGAGGGTTCATAGAGGAACAACATCAGTGAATGAATCGGAGGCTCCAAATAGAGGGTGGGTTGACAAGAACTTGATCATCAGACAGATTGAGTCATTGTAGGACTGATGCTCTTCGAACACAGCTCTAAAGTTGCTTGACGCAATTGTTGGAGACTGGTTCTTCATCGTGGACTCAGAACCAATTGGTTGTACTGATGCTGatgccttggattgcttctttgagATCTTGGATTTTaccattttgttttgaaaaagttaggAACTTGCAGAAAACTGTAAGCAAGAAGGTGAAGAAGAGATAAATCGTCTTGAGAGTTCAGAAAGTGTAAAGCTTTCTTGGGAGGGAAAAAAGGGTTTTTATAGTTCTGGATTCCaaatagttatgttatttaatttattaatagttGTTAATGGTAAAAACCCTTGGGTTTAAGCCATTATCAACCATTCATAAAGTAAAATAAaagatttattttttgtttttttttaaaaggcATTTATTGAATGTCAGCCCACGATCAAGGATCGTGTGGAGGGGGTTGAAAATCCGTTGGATAAATAAGTTGAAATGGATTAGATGTCTTGGGTAGGTAGATGTGACAGAAAAAGGTAAAAGATTTCTTAAAAGATCTCTTTTATGGGAAAAACAATTTATTTGTCACATAACCTAAAATAGGTCTAACACCAAAAGTTTATTTGAAAAGGAAGTGAAACATTGTATGCTACAAAAAGAATGTTTGAATTTAATATGAAAGAATTGTTTATTTAATGAGAaacattaaatagcacacaatgtTTCGAGAATTTATGAAGTAGTTGTTGAGAATCATTAAGTGTGACTGCGGATTGATTCATCAATGCGGATTGATTCTTCACTGGGATGTATGGACATGCGACTACGGTAGTACAAAATAAGGAACACTTGAAAAAATATCAGAAATAACAAGCAATAAGGACCTAAGAAAtacaggtatgatatatggttacGGTACACAGAGTATACTGAAACCATGTATGATAGATATATTTGACTAGCACTGCAATGGAGACCAGAACTGGTCttacctatcaattcaaaaagaattgaggatctgaattcatcattcctaacatttgtagaAAACTGTAGAGTTTTGTTGCATCAAGTGCCTTTGTAAACACACccgcaatctcttcatgagatgGTACAcaaattagttcaatgttacctttgagtatatggtctttgatgaaatggtaccgaAGTTCAATGTGCTTCGTCTTCGAATGGTGAATAGGATAATGAGAAATCACTATAGCACTCTATGAATCACATTAAATCGGTATCCGCGACATTCTATATCCATATTCCATCAGTTGGTTTTTCATCCATAGGACTTGAGAACAACAACTCGCTGCGGCCACGTACTCAGCTTCTGCGGTAGAAAAAGAAACACAATTTTGTTTTCGTGAAGACCAGTTAACCAGTCTTCCTCCAAGAAATTAACAACCACTGGAAGTGCTTTTCCTATCCAATCcgcatccggcatgatccgcatTTGTAAAGGCTTGAAGGCTGAAGTCGTTCCCTGCAGGATACCATAGGCTGACAGCTTTGCTTCCTTTTAAGTATCTGGAGATCTGTTTGGCTATGGTTAAGTGCGATACTTTGGGGTCGGCTTGGTACCTGGCACATAAGCGTATTGCAAAAACAATATTtggtctgcttgcggtgaggtgCATCAAAGAACCAATCATTCCTCTATAAGTTTTTTGGTCCACTGGTTTTCCGGAAGGATCTGCAaaaatcttatatccgaaggccataggaaCCTTGGCTGAGGAACAATTATCCATTGAGTATTTATTTAGCAGTTCAGAGGTATATTTTtcctgatgaatgaatatcccttgagggacttgtttcacttggAGTCCTAGAAAGAacttaatctctctattcatgctcatttggaactttTTGGTCATGAGCaatgcaaattcatccaccacaCCTTGATCTGTTGACCTGaatatgatatcatccacatagatTTAAACAAGCATAAGGTGATTACCATTTGTCTTTCGAAACAATGTGGTAACAATCACACCTTAGTTATATCTAGACATGACAAGGAActcagaaagagtctcataccatgcCCTCGGTGCTTGCTTAAGACCATAAACTGCTTTCTCAAGCTTGAAACAATAATATGGGAAATCAAGACTTTCAAAGCCCGAAGGTTGTTagagataaacctcttcttttagttgACCATTCAGGAACGTGCTTTTTACATCAATTTGATGTACTTTGATATTTTTGTGTGCTTCATACGCTTAGAAGATGTGTATTGCTTCCATCCTGGCTAGTGggtcatatgtttcatcgtagtcaacaccttctaATTGACTATACCCCATGGCAACTAAACTTGCTTTGTTTTGAATGACTGCACCAGATTCATCGAGTTTCTTTTTGTACACCCATATTGTTCCAACAACAGTGTGGCCTTTAGGCTTCGGAACGAGtttccacactttgtttctttcaaattctgctAACTCTTCCTGCATGGCAGAGATCCAGTCAGGCTCCAGTAGAGCTTCCTTGATGGATCGGGGCTCGACTGCGAACATAAAGGCTGCATAGTGGCAGTGGTCCGTAAGATCATGAGAAGATCGAGTATGTATTCCCGCAGATGGGTTTACGATGATTTGACCCGAAAGGTGTTCTTTTGTCCAGACATGTAAACATGATTGTTAATGATCAGTAGCTGCGGTGGAAGGAATGTCGACAATATCAGAGGATTCTACGGTTGGATAAGGTAGTTCCCCCTCAACTTGTTAGCAGCCTACAGAAGTGTCTTGGACTTGGACTGAAGGAGTAGGATCAGAATGAGGTTCCCCTTGGAATGCGGATGGGAGTCCCTCTTGAACGGGAGATGGTTCCCATGGGATAAATAATGTGTGATAACTCTTGGATCAGTTCTTGTGTCAATATTTTCTTCTTCATCCGAGTCAGAGGACGCATTTGATGGATTAGAGCCTCTACGGATGGAAACGAGAGTTGCGTCTTCAAGCATTGGAACCTCAATGGTTGTCGTAAGAATCGGAGTAGTGCTTTCCCCCTCAACTGGCGAAGTGGAAGTTCCGTGAGACAAGTCATCAGATATGGAGGGTCCAGAAACTTCTGTGTTGTTGCTAAGCTTCCAGAGACATGAGAATTTCGGACAGTTGAGCAGTCTGTAcagggtcaaagagatcatcatagttAACTTCAACAATGTTGAGAGGACTCGAAGAGGCTGGGATGTCACTTTCAGGGATTGCGTTCGTTGCACTCGAAGGAGCAGTGTGCGGACGTAATAATCATCGAATTTAAAATCGAAACTTTCAACTATTAGTCACGTGCGTCTGACGAGAACTCTGTATGCCACCTTGTTTGTTGAGTAGCCAAGAAATATGCCTTCATCTGACTTCAGTGAAATTTGTTAAggtgatccttgttgttgattacaaaacatctacacccgaATATGTGAAAGAATCGGACATTCGGTTTTCGATTGTTGAGGCCCTCATAAGGTGTTTTGTTGAGACGCTTGCAGACAATGCTTTGGATTTGGACAAAGCATGTCGTTTCCACTGCTTCGGCCGAGAAGTTGAGAGGAAGGTTTGCAAAGTTGAGCATAGATCCGGCTGCTTCCACCAGAGTACGGTTTCTTCGCTTTACTACTCAGTTCTGTTGCAGTGTGTAGGGACTTGAGAATTTGTGACCGATACCTTTTGACACCAAGAAACTGTTTAAGAGATGATTTGTGAACTCATTTCCATTATCACTTTGGATTCGGCGGACTGGTAATTTGATTTGAATTTCAATCTCTTTGATGAATTTGATCAGAACCTGCAGTGTTTCCGATTTGAGTCTCAGGAAGAAGACCTAAGTGAAACGAgtaaagtcatcaactataaccagtatgtatttcttgtgatgGAGACTTGCTACGGTAGATGGACCATAGAGATCAATATACAACAACTCTAGAGGTTCAGAAATTGATGAATCAATCACCATAGGATGGTTTCCTTTAGACTGTTTTCCACACTCACAGGCTAGGTAGAGATTATCGTTTTTGTACTTCAGAATGGGGAGACCTCAGACGAGTTCTATGGTGAC
The genomic region above belongs to Lactuca sativa cultivar Salinas chromosome 4, Lsat_Salinas_v11, whole genome shotgun sequence and contains:
- the LOC111887720 gene encoding uncharacterized mitochondrial protein AtMg00810-like; the encoded protein is MQEELAEFERNKVWKLVPKPKGHTVVGTIWVYKKKLDESGAVIQNKASLVAMGSTDQGVVDEFALLMTKKFQMSMNREIKFFLGLQVKQVPQGIFIHQEKYTSELLNKYSMDNCSSAKVPMAFGYKIFADPSGKPVDQKTYRGMIGSLMHLTASRPNIVFAIRLCARYQADPKVSHLTIAKQISRYLKGSKAVSLWYPAGNDFSLQAFTNADHAGCGLDRKSTSSGC